GAAGAAGCGACGGCCGATCCGCGCACCGGGGTGGATCTCGATCCCGGTGATGGACCGTGACGCATAGGCGAGCAGCCGTGCGGGCCACCGCAGGCGACCATGCTGCCACCACCGGTGCGCGACGCGATGCATCCAGATCGCGTGCAGACCGGCAGAGGTCAGCAGCACGACCCACCGCGAGGTCGCGGCGGGGTCGCGCTCCATGGCCGCAGCAAGGTCTTCGCGAATCGTCTCGCGCACCGAGAGGTGAGAGGTCATCTTCAGTCGGTCAGACCCTCGAAGAGCGGCGTCGACAGGTAGCGCTCGCCGAAGCTGGGGACGATGACGACGATGGTCTTGCCGGCGTTCTCGGGGCGACGTGCGACCTGGTCGGCCGCGGCGAGGGCCGCACCCGAGGAGATGCCCACGAGCAGCCCCTCGTGGGTGGCCGTCTTCCGGGCCCAGTCGAAGGAGGTCGGCGCGTCGATGTCGATGACCTCGTCGTAGATGTCGGTGTCGAGGATCTCCGGGACGAAGTTCGCGCCCAGTCCCTGGATCTTGTGCGGGCCCGGGTCGCCGCCGTTGAGGATCGGCGACTCGGCCGGCTCGACCGCGACGATCTGCAGGTCGGGGTTCTGCGAGCGCAGGTAGCGGCCCGCACCGGTGATGGTGCCGCCCGTGCCGATCCCGGAGACGAGGATGTCGACCTTGCCGTCGGTGTCCTGCCAGATCTCCGGACCGGTGGTCTTCTCGTGGATGCGGGGGTTGGCCTCGTTGGCGAACTGCTTCGCCTGGACGGCGCCGCGCTCGGCGGCGACCTCGTCGGCCTTCTCGACGGCGCCCTTCATGCCCCCCGGCCCGGGGGTCAGGATGAGCTCGGCACCGAAGGCGCGCAGCAGAGCCCGGCGCTCCTTGGACATCGTCTCCGGCATCGTGAGGACGACCTTGTACCCGCGGGCCGCGCCGACCATGGCCAGGGCGATGCCGGTGTTGCCCGACGTGGCCTCGACGATGGTGCCGCCCGGCTTCAGGTCACCGGAGGCCTCGGCCGCGTCGATGATCGCCGCACCGATGCGGTCCTTGACCGAGCTGGCCGGGTTGTAGAACTCGAGCTTGGCGGCGACGGTGGCGTCGGACTCGATGATGCGGTTGATCCGCACCAGGGGGGTCCGGCCGACGAGCTTGGTGGCGTCTTCGTAGATAGGCAACGCGGGTCCTTCCATCGGAGGTTCGAAGGGGCCGCGCAGGCGCGGCCGATCTCGTGCGAAAACGAACGAGGTGTTATGGATATTCCAACACCCTGTTATTCCCGGCTGCAAGCGGGTCTCATCCGGCGCGAGCGGGCAGCCATCCCCCTTCACCTCCGCCCCGGTCCCCCACCGCTCGGGGTGACGAGCGCCGCACTGCCTGAGGGGTGCGGGGGCCCACATGCTCACTAGACTGCCCGCCATGTCTGCCCTCCAGATC
Above is a window of Janibacter cremeus DNA encoding:
- the cysK gene encoding cysteine synthase A, whose translation is MPIYEDATKLVGRTPLVRINRIIESDATVAAKLEFYNPASSVKDRIGAAIIDAAEASGDLKPGGTIVEATSGNTGIALAMVGAARGYKVVLTMPETMSKERRALLRAFGAELILTPGPGGMKGAVEKADEVAAERGAVQAKQFANEANPRIHEKTTGPEIWQDTDGKVDILVSGIGTGGTITGAGRYLRSQNPDLQIVAVEPAESPILNGGDPGPHKIQGLGANFVPEILDTDIYDEVIDIDAPTSFDWARKTATHEGLLVGISSGAALAAADQVARRPENAGKTIVVIVPSFGERYLSTPLFEGLTD